Part of the Streptomyces sp. NBC_00457 genome, GGGTTGGGAGCGCTGGGCTCGTCCCTGACCTGGCCGTCGGGCAGCAGGAACAGCCCGATGCCGAGTCCGGCGACCGCCAGTACGGAGCCGACGGCCGCCTGTGCCGCGCGGACCCGGCGCCGTGCTCGTACGCCCGCCCGCAGACGGTCCTGATACTTCGGTTCGTAGGGGGTGTGCTCCTGGGTGTCGCGCATCAGCTGCGCCAACTGCCGCTCGAAGTGATCCATGACTTCTCCCTCACCCCACCGGCTCGATGACATCGGCCAGCAGCCGGCGCAGCCGCGCCACTCCACGCGAGGCGTGCGACCGGGCCGTACCGACCGGGCAGCCCAGCACCTGGGCGACGTGCGCCTCGGGCAGGTCCTGGTAGTAGCGCAGCACCACCGCGGCCCGCTGCCGGGACGGCAGTTGTGCCAGCGCGGCCTCCAGCCGGGACCGCTCCGCCACGGTCGCGGACACGTCACCCGTCACCGCCACCTCGGGCAACTCCTCCACGGGGCGCTCGCCCCACCAGCGCCGCCGGGCCGAGCGAGCCGCCGCTCGCGACAGCACCTTGCGCACGTAGGCCTCCGGTGCCTCGTCGGCGATCTTCGGCCAGACGAACCACAGCTTGACCAGGGACTCCTGCAACAGGTCCTCGGCCCGGTGCCGATCGCCTCCGGTGAGCAGACGCGCCAGATGGAACAGCCCCGACCAGCGGGCGGCCACGAACTCGTCGAACTCACCGGCCCGATCTTGTTCCATCCGCGCTGTCCCCAGTTCTCGCCGGCTCGCCTACACAAGGGAGAAGGCACTGACAGCCCCTTCACGCTGCATTCACAGCCGGTGATCTGGATCACACCGAAGCATGCACATAACCAGGCGAATATGAAAAACTGCCGCATAAGGCACCCGAGGAGACCCGGTGAGCAACCCTGGCGACAGGCTCGACTACGGAACGCTACGACCCGACCGCACCGGTCAGGCCGAGGCGTTCGACGCCATCGGCAATCGCTACGACGAGGCCTTCCCGCACAAGGAAGGGCAGGTCGCGGCGGCCGCATGGCTCATCGGCTCGCTGCCGGCCGGGTCCCGGGTGCTGGACCTGGGGTGCGGAACCGGGCTCCCGACCGCGCGCCAGCTGGCGGAGGCGGGCTTCGACGTGGTCGGGGTGGACCTGTCGGACGGGATGGTCGCGCTGGCCCGCGACCATGTGCCCACCGGGGAGTTCCATCAGGCGGACATCGCGGACCTGCGGCCCGGCGGCCCCTTGGACCTCGGGCGCTTCGACGGCGTCGCCGCGTTCTTCTCCCTGCTCATGCTCCCGCGCGCGGAGATCCCCCTGGCCCTGCGCACCGTCCGTCATCTGCTGCGTCCCGGCGGCCTGTTGGCCCTGTCGATGGTGGAGGCCGATGTGGACGACTTCTCGATCCCCTTCATCGGAAGGAGCATCCGCGTCTCCGGCTACCTGAGGGACGAACTGCGCGAGGTCGTCGAGACGGCGGGCTTCGAGATCGGCGACGAGTCCTCGTACACCTACGCTCCGGCGGCCGCCGACATCCAGCCCGAGGTACAGATCTTCCTGCACTGCCGGCGCACGCCCGACGACTCCTGAACCGCTCGCCGGGGCGCGGGCCGCACGCCCGGAAGGACACGCATGACGAAGCAGCTCGGAACCGGTGACGACACCGGGGGTCCCGCGCCCGGTGCGCGGGAATCCGCTGCGTTCATGCATCGGCCGCAGCCGTCCGGCTCCGACAACCGCGGGGTGACCGTGCGCCTGCCGGCCGCCGAGGCCCCCGCCGGACCCGACGCCACCCCGCCGCAGACCGACAGGCTCCGCTATCTCGACGCCGCGACCCGGCAGATCGCCCGCGGCATGAATCTCGACGAGACGCTGTACGAACTGTGCCGCGCGGCCGTCCCGGCGTTCGCCGACACGGCGTTCGTCCATCTGTACGCCCCCCTGCCGATAGGCGACGACATCGGCGCCGCCCCCGAGATCCTGCGGCTGCACACCGTGGACCACGCGTCCCTCCGGGCCCCCGCCGGCCAGGGCTCCGCATCACCCGCGCCGAGCGCGCACACCCTCCAGGCGGCCGAGGTCGTCCACCCGGCCACCACTGGACTGCTCGCCAAGCTGCTCCAGGACGGACGGCCGGTGTTCGGCAGCGACCCGGGCGTCGCCCCGGCGGCGGCCGAGCTGCTCGGGAGGGTGCACATGCCCCGGTCGGCACCGCCCGGGCGACGGCTGATCATCGCCCCGCTGCACGGCCGCAACCACGCCCTGGGCAGCGTCGTCCTGATCCGCGGACCCGACCGGCCCGACTTCACCGGCGACGATCTGCTGGTGGCCTCCCAGCTCGCCACCCACACCGCCCTCGGGCTGGACAAGGCGATGCTGTACGAACGTGAGGCATCCGTCGCGGACACGTTGCAGCGCACGATGCTCCCGCCGTCGCTTCCGGAGCCGCCCGGGGTCCGGCTGGCGAGCCGCTATCTGCCGGCCTCGCGGACCGCGCAGGTCGGCGGGGACTGGTACGACGCGATCCCGCTGCCCGGCAACCGCGTGGCCCTGGTGATCGGCGATGTGATGGGCCACTCCATGACCTCGGCCGCGATCATGGGCCAGCTGCGGACCAGCGTGCAGACCCTGGCCGGGCTCGATCTGCCCCCGGACGAGGTGCTGCACCACCTCGACGAGCAGGCGGGACGCCTGGGCAGCGAGCACACCGCGACCTGTCTGTACGCGTTGTACGACCCCGTACTGCACCGGCTGATCGTCTCCAGCGCCGGACATCTGCCGCCGGTGCTGCTGCGTCCCGACGGCGGCGTGGAGGTGCTGGACGTCCCGCCCGGAGCGCCGATCGGTGTCGGCAGCGGCGGATTCGAGTCCGTCGAGACCCACGCGCCGACCGGGGCGACGCTGCTGCTGTACACCGACGGCCTGGTCGAGTCCCGCGACTCGGACGTCATGACCGGCGTGGAGCGGCTGTGCGCCCGGCTGCGCGCGACTGGTTCAGGATCCGCGCCGCCGACCCTGGAAGGCCTGTGCGACCAGGCCCTCGGCACCCTGGGCTCCGGTGGCCGCGACGACGACATCGCGCTGCTCGCGGCCCGGTTCGAGGGCATCCTGCCGGAGACCGTCGCCTACTGGTACATGGCTCCGCGCCCGCAGACCGCCCGCCAGGCCCGCCGGCTGACCCGCAGGACCCTGCACGGCTGGGGCCTCGACGACCTCCTGGAGTCCACCGAGCTGATGGTCAGCGAGGTGGTCGCCAACGCCGTGCGCTTCGCCTCCCGCCCGATCACCCTGCGGCTCCTGTGCACGGACGTGCTCCGCTGCGAGGTCGGCGACGACTCCCCCGTGGTACCGAGGATGCGCCACGCCCGCCTGAGCGACGAGGGCGGACGCGGGCTGTTCCTGGTCGACCAGCTGTCAGAGCGCTGGGGGGCAACTCGGGTGAGCACGGGCAAGGTTGTGTGGTTCGAGCAGCCACTTCCTCCCGCGGGTTAAGCTGGCCGACGCAGCTGGTTCGCCCCGTCCGCCAGGCGGGATGCGTCGCAAGAGGGAACCCGGTGAAATTCCGGGACTGCCCCGCAGCGGTGAACGGGAACGACCGCCGTCATACGCACTGGGTCCGTGAAACGGGCCTGGGAAGCGACGGCCAGTAGATGTCTCTCGTACGACGACGAGACGTGCCCGTGAGTCCGAAGACCTGCCAACTGCCCGTGTGCGAACCACTCGTGCGCGGACATCCCGGTGACCTCGAGGGCGGGTCGGCGTACCACCGAGCGGACGGCCAGTGGCCGTTGCCGTCCGGTCGGTCACCCTTCGCGTTCTCGTCCCGTCTCCGGGATCTCTGGGATTCATCTCGCGAAGGAGATCTCCGTGACAAGCAAGCCCGCAGCCGCGGCAGCACGGGCCACCGTGTACGGCTACCCCCGCCAGGGCCCGCGCCGGGAACTGAAGAAGGCGATCGAGGGCTACTGGAAGGGCCGCGTCACCGCCGACGCCCTCCGCGCCACCGCCGCCGAACTGCGCAGCGGCAACTGGCGGCAACTGTCCGGCGCCGGCATCCACGAGGTGCCGACCGGTGACTTCTCGTACTACGACCACGTCCTCGACACCACCGTCATGGTCGGCGCGATCCCCGAGCGGCACCGCGCCGCCGTCGAAGCGGACGCCCTGGACGGCTACTTCGCCATGGCGCGCGGCACCCAGGACGTGGCGCCGCTGGAGATGACGAAGTGGTTCGACACCAACTACCACTATCTGGTGCCGGAGTTGGGCCCGGACACGGTGTTCACCGCGGACTCCGCCAAGCAGGTCACCGAACTGAAGGAAGCCCTCGCCCTGGGCCTGACGGCGCGTCCGGTCCTGGTCGGCCCCGTCACCTACCTCCTGCTCGCCAAGCCCGCCCCCGGCGTGGCCGCCGACTTCGACCCGATCACCCTCCTCGACCGGCTGCTCCCGGTGTACGCCGAGGTCCTCGCCGACCTGCGCGCCGCCGGCGCCGAGTGGGTGCAGCTGGACGAGCCCGCCCTCGTCCAGGACCGCACCCCGGCCGAACTGAACGCCGCCGAGCGGGCGTACCGGGAGCTCGGCGCCCTCACCGACCGGCCGAGGCTGCTGATCGCCTCGTACTTCGACCGGCTCGGCGACGCACTGCCGGTGCTGGCCAAAGCCCCCGTCGACGGACTCGCGCTGGACTTCACCGACGCCGCCGCCGCCAATCTGGACGCCCTCGCCGCGGTCGGCGGGCTGCCCGGCAAGCAGCTGGTCGCCGGTGTCGTCGACGGCCGCAACATCTGGGTCAACGACCTGTCGGCGTCGCTCACCACGCTCGGCACCCTTCTGGGCCTGGCCGACCGGGTCGACGTCGCGGCCTCCTGCTCCCTGCTGCACGTCCCCCTCGACACGGCGGCCGAGCGGGACATCGAGCCGCAGATCCTGCGCTGGCTCGCCTTCGCCCGGCAGAAGACCGCCGAGATCGTCACCCTCGCCAAGGGCCTCGCCCGCGGCACCGACGCGATCACCGCCGAACTCGCCGCCAACCGCGCCGACCTGGCCTCCCGCGCCAACTCCCCCATCACCCGCGACCCGGCCGTACGGGCCCGCGCCACGGACGTCACCGCCGCCGACGCCCGCCGCTCCCAGCCGTACGCCGAGCGGGCCGCCGCCCAGCGCGCCCACCTCGGCCTGCCGCCGCTGCCGACCACCACCATCGGCTCGTTCCCGCAGACCGGCGAACTGCGCGCGGCGCGGGCGGACTTGAAGGCGGGCCGGATCGACACGGCCGGCTACGAGGACCGGATCAGGGCGGAGATCCAGGAGGTGATCTCCTTCCAGGAGAAGACCGGCCTGGACGTCCTGGTGCACGGTGAGCCCGAACGGGGCGACATGGTCCAGTACTTCGCCGAGCAGCTCACCGGCTACCTCGCCACCCAGCACGGCTGGGTCCAGTCCTACGGCACCCGCTACGTCCGCCCGCCGATCCTGGCCGGCGACATCTCCCGTCCCGAGCCGATGACGGTGCGCTGGACGACGTATGCCCAGTCCCTCACCTCGCGCCCCGTCAAGGGCATGCTCACCGGCCCGGTCACCATGCTCGCCTGGTCCTTCGTCCGCGACGACCAGCCGCTCGGCGAGACGGCCCGGCAGGTCGCGCTGGCGCTGCGCGACGAGGTGAACGACCTTGAGACGGCCGGAACTTCGGTGATCCAGGTCGACGAACCGGCCCTGCGCGAAACGCTGCCGCTGCGCGCCGCCGACCACCCCGCCTACCTGGCCTGGGCCACGGAGGCGTTCCGCCTCACCACCAGCGGAGTGCGTCCGGACACCCAGATCCACACCCACATGTGCTACGCCGAGTTCGGCGACATCGTCCAGGCCATCGACGACCTCGACGCGGACGTCATCAGCCTGGAGGCGGCCCGCTCCCATATGCAGGTCGCCCGTGAACTCGCCGGCCACGGCTATCCGCGCGAGGCCGGACCCGGCGTGTACGACATCCACTCCCCGCGCGTGCCGAGCGCCGAGGAGGCGGCCGAACTCCTGCGCACCGCCCTGAAGGCGATCCCCGCCGACCGGCTGTGGGTCAACCCCGACTGCGGCCTGAAGACCCGCGCCTGGCCGGAGACCCGTTCCTCACTGGAGAACCTGGTCGCCGCGGCCTACACGGTCCGCGCCGAACTGCCGACACCCTGACCACCTGCCTCCCCACCGGCCGGGGCGCCCCGTGCGCCCCGGCCGGATTCAGCACACGACCCCGCAGCAGAGGTGATTGCACATATCGGGACGAATGGATTTCGCTACAAGTTCCGAAATTATTCGTGACGGGTGCGCCACTTGGCCGAAATGCGCGCTCCATACCTTCCTGGAATCGCACCTCTGCCCTCAGTGCCTTCAGGAGACAGGAGCCCCCGCGTGCCACATTCCCTGCGCCGCGGCGCCCTACGGCTGACCGCCGGTATAGCGCTCATCTGCACCTTCGCCCTTGCGGGCTGCGGGCGCGGCGGTGACACCGCCGCGACGGGCACCGCCGAGCCCGTCGACGACTCTCCGGCCACCGGCAGCGTCGATGTCTGGGCCGCCCAGGGCGACGCCGATGTGCTCGAGAAGGTCATCGAGCCCTTCAAGGCCGACAACCCCGACGTCAAGGTCAATTTCACGCTGATCCCGAACGGCGAGTACTACACCAAGCTCCAGTCGGCGGTCGCGGCGGGCAAGGGACCCGATGTCGCCCAGTTCTTCCCCGAGTCGCAGGCGCAGTTCCTCGATCCGTCGATCCTGCAGCCCGTGCCGGACGGACTCGTCGACAAGGGCACCTTCTTCAAGAGTCTCTGGGACGCGGGTGTCGTCAAGAACGTGGCCTATACGGTCCCCTGGTACGCCTACACCTACGCGCTCGTCTACCGCTCCGACCTCGCCGACAAGGCGGGCGTGAAGGCGCCGACGACGTGGAAGGACACGGTTCCCTTCCTGAAGGCGATGCAGGACGCCGGCGCCGGACGTGGCCTCGCAGCCGACATCGGCTGGGACATCTTCAACGGCCAGGACGTCGCGATGTACGCCTGGCAGGCCGGCGGCTCGCTGTTCTCATCCGACGGCAAGTGGACCCTGGACACACCGGAAATGGCCGAGGCGATCAAGTACAACGCGTCGTTCTTCACCTCGGGCGCCGCCGACACCAGCACGCCCACCTTCCTGGACGCCCAGCCGTACTTCACCTCCGGCAAGACCGCTTCGATGATCACGGGACCTTGGGTCATCGGCCAGCTCGACAAGGCCGCGGGCAAGGACGGCTGGACGGCGTCCCATGTCGCCACCGCGCCCCTGCCGGCCGGGGACTCCAGCGGCGCCTCCTTCTCCGCCGGAGGCAGTTGGGGCGTACTCGCCGACAGCGACAACGCGGACGCGTCCTGGAAGTTCGTCCGCCACCTCGCGGAGCCGAGCACCCAGGTCGCGCAGTACAAGGCATACAGCTCGCTGCCGGCCGTCATCTCCGCCTGGGACGACCCGGCCATCGCGGACCAGCCGCTGCTGGACGCCTTCTTCACGCAGATGAAGAACACCCGGGCGTTCCCCCAGGTGACCACCTGGCAGCAGGTCGCGACCCGGCTGGGCAAGGAGATCGAGGCCGTGGCCAAGGGCACGGAGAGCGCGGAGAAGGCCGCAGCGAACGTCCAGGCGTACGCCGAGAGCGTCGGCACCGGTGCGGAGTGATCCGCGGATGACGACCAACACCGTCAAGATGACCACCGGCATCGTCAACGTGCGCCGCCGCCGGGGCGGCGGCGCCCGGCGAACGGCTGTCGCCTGGCTGTTCCTGGCACCGTTCACCGTCGTGTTCCTGCTCTACACGGCGATCCCCACCGTCGCCGCGCTCGGGTTCAGCCTCACCGATCTGCGGGGCACGGATCTGCGGCATCCGTTCGCGGTCGACTTCACGGGCCTCGAGAACTATCTCCGGCTGTTCCGGGACCAGAGTTTCCTGCGGGACCTCGTGAACACCGCCGTCTTCGTGGCCGTCGGCGTGCCGCTGACCATGGGGACCGGGTTCGCGCTGGCCCTGGCGCTGAATTCCGGCATCCGGCGACTGCGCGGGATGTTCCGCACGGTCTTCTTCGCACCGGTCGTCACCAACGTCGTGGCGGTCGCCCTGATCTGGCAGTACGCCTTCAACGACGGCGGCACCGTCAACAAGGTGCTCGGCGCCGTCGGCTTCGCCGGACCGAACTGGCTGGACGACCCGAACCTGGCCATGCCCGTGGTCATCCTGCTGGGCATCTGGCGCAACTTCGGCATCGCGATGGTGCTGTTCCTCGCCGGTCTGCAGGCGATTCCCCGAGACGTGTACGAGGCCGCCGCCCTCGACGGGGCGGGCCGGTGGCGGCAGTTGAGGCACATCACCCTGCCACTGCTGCTGCCCACCATCCTTCTGGTCTCGGTGCTGCTGACCGTCTTCTTTCTCCAGGTGTTCGACGAGCCGTATCTGCTCACGGACGGCGGCCCGCTCGGTTCCACCGAGTCCGTGGCGCTGTACACCTACCACCAGTTCGGGGCGGGCGAGTTGGGGATGTCGTCCGCCGCGTCCTTCGTGATGCTCGTGCTCGTGGCCGTGGTGAGTCTCGTCCAGTTCCGACTGCTGAGGTCCCGCACATGACCGCCGTCGCCGCGTTCGAAGACGCCCACCTGACCACCGGCCGGATCGCCGTGCGCCGCCGGTCCGTCTCCCGACCGCTGCTGTACGGCGCGCTGGTGCTGTGCGCGCTGCTCACGATGCTGCCGTTCCTCTGGGTGATCAGCGGCTCGCTGCGCAGTCTCGACGAGATCCGCTCCGACCCCGGCGCCTGGCTCCCCACCGACGTCACCTTCGACAACTTCGTACGGCTGTTCAGCACCGAAGGCTTCGGCCGGTTCATGGTCAACAGCATCGTGGTCGCGGCCCTCGTGGTGGCCGGCAACATCGTGACGGCCTCGGCTGCCGGCTACGCGCTCGCCAAGCTCGACTTCGCGGGCAAGCGGATCGCGTTCGGCGCGGTCATGGCGGCGCTGATGGTGCCGCTCACCGCGGTGTTCGTCCCGCAGTTCGTGATCACCGTCGACCTGGGCCTGGCGGACACCCTCGCCGGTATCGCCCTGCCCGGCATGGCGCTGCCGCTGTCGGTGTTCATCATGCGGCAGTACGCGATGTCGGTTCCCGACGAGCTCCTCGAAGCGGCGCGGATCGACGGCGCGGGCGAGTTCCGGATCTTCTTCCGGATCTTCCTGCCGCTGGCCGGCCCCGCGGTCGCGACGATCACGATCATGTCGTTCCTCACCTCGTGGAACAACTTCATCTGGCCGCTCATCGTCGCCCAGAGCATGTCCAGTTACACGCTGCCGGTGGGCCTCGCCGCCACCAGTCAGGCCGCGGCACACGTCACCGACTACGGCCTGATGCTGGCCGGCGCGATCGTCGTGATGCTGCCCGTGCTCGTCCTCTTCCTGTTCCTGCAGCGCTACTTCGTGCAGGGCATCTCCGGAACGGGCATGCGGTGACGCGGTCCGCGCCGACGACCGGCATGAACGGCCTGAACCAGAGCGCCGTACGACGGGTCAACACCTCCGTCATCCTGCGCGCGTTGGCGGTGTCGGCCGAGCCGACGACATTGACCGCGCTCGCCGAGCAGGCCGGGCTCTCCCGCCGCACCATCGAGCTGATCCTCGACTCGCTCGTCGAGGCGGGCTGGGTGACCGAGCTGGACCGGGTTCCGACGAGCGGCGGTGCCGGGCGCCCCGCCCGGCGGTACGAACTGCGGGCCGAGCAGGCCCTGTTGGCCGCGGTGCGCATCACCACCTCGGACGCGTCGGCGGCGGTCGCCGATGTACGCGGCCGTGTCCTCGGCCGCGCGCACCGACCGCTGCGCGCCTACCAGGATCCGCAGGTCACCCTCGACGACGCCGCGGCTCTGGTGCGGGCGGCGCTCGACGACGCGGGCGGCTCGGCGGACCGGCTGCGGGCCGGTGCGGTCGCGGCCGGCGGTGCCATCGACGACGACGGAGTCGTACGGCGCCTGGTGCACACGACGCGCTGGGAAGGCGTGCACCTGCCCGATGAACTCGCGCGCCGCATACCTGTGCCCTGGTTCGCCGACAACGACTCCAACCTCGGAGCCCTCGCGGAGCGTTGGCGCGGTGTGGCCGACGACCACGACAACGTCGTCTGGGCGGTGCTCGGGAACCGCACCGGTCTCGGCATCCTCATCCGAGGAGCCGTACACCGCGGTCTCGACGGCGCCGCCGGTGAAATCGTCGAAGCGGTGTCGATGCCGACCGGCTCGGTCGAGAACCACCCCGTCGCCGGGCTGACCTCACCGGAGCCGGCCCAACGTGGCGTCGCACTCCGCCGGTTCGACGCGGCTCGCTCCGGCGACGCCACCGCGCTCGCGGAGGTCGACGAGTTCGTGAGGAACATCGCCTCGATCCTCACCACCCTGTCGTGGACGATCGCACCCTCGCTGATCGTGCTCGGCGGGGGTCTGGAGGACGCGGCCGATGTGCTGCTGCCCCGGGTGCGCGAGGCGCTGCGCCGTGCCCGGACCCCCGCGGTCGAACTGCGCGCCACCGGCCTGGGCCGCGACGCCCCGCTGATCGGCGCCGTCAAGCTGGCGCTCGACCGCATGGACACCGAGCTGTTCGGCCCGCTGATCCCCCGCGCGTGATCGCGTACGCCCCCTCACACAGCCCCTTGTGCAAGACAGGAGCATTCCTTGACCCCCACCCCGCGCACCGACGTCCTCGTCGTCGGCAGCGGCATCATGGGATCCGTCGTGGCCCGACTGCTGCGCGACACCGATCCGGCGCTGCGCATCACGATGGTCGACGGCGGTACCGCGATCGGCGAGGTCCCCGGCCGTCATCTGCACGACGTGGACGACCCGGTGCTGTGGTCGCGCTACAACGAACAGGTCACCACCGGCATCCAGGGCATGTACACGGGCGCCGAAGTGGTGCGCGACGTGGCCGGCAGCCTCACTGATCTGCCGCCAGGCATGTTCCACGCGCTCGCCTTCGGCGAGGACGCCGAGGCGATGCCCGCGACGGCGCTCGCCTGGAACGCGGGCGGCATGGGCGTGCACTGGACCGCCGCGACACCGTGGCCCGCGGGCGACGAGGTGTTCGACTTCGGCGACCCGGCACGCTGGGCGGCGGATCTGGACACCGCGCGCCGGGTGCTCGCGGTGACCCCCTCCCCGATCGGTCCGACGGAGGTCGGCCGACTGGTACTCGACGTACTGCGTCGACGCTACGACGGGACGGGACCGGACGACCGCGGCCCGCAGCCGATGCCCATGGCCGTCACCGCGTCCGCATCGGGCCCCCTGCCGCGCACCGCTCCCGGGACGGTCTTCCCTCCGCTCGCGACCAGCGGCGACCCGGCCTTCACCCTGGTCACCCGTACCCTCGTGACATCCCTCGTCGTGTCGGACGGCCGGGTCACCGGCGCCCGGCTGCGTCGGGTCGCCGACGGCGCCGAGTCCGAACTCCGGGCGGACGCCGTGGTGGTGTGCGCCGACGCGCTGCGCACCCCGCAGCTGCTGTTCGCCTCGGGCATACGGCCCGACGCGCTCGGCCGCCACCTCAACGAGCACGCCTTCGTCACCGCCCGCGTGCTGCTCGACCTCGACCGATTCGGCCTCGACCTGGAGGCCCTGCCCCTGCCGCGCACCGGCGAGTTCTGCACGGACTCCCTCTGGCTGCCGCAGAACGGCACGGTACAGCCGTTCCACGGACAGATCATGAACCGGACGTACGTCGACGACAACGGCCGCCCTCTCGCGCATTCCGTAGGCCTCTCGCTGTACGTCCCCGTCGAGTCCCGCCCCGAGAACCGGCTGGTGTTCTCCGACACCGAGACCGACCTCGCCGGTATGCCGCGCATCGGCATCGCGTTCGGCTACTCCGACGCCGACCGTGCGCTGATACGACGGGCACTGGCCGAAGTCGGGGCGCTCGCCGAGGAGTTCGGCCCGTTCGATCCGCACACGGAACGCGCGCTGCTCCCGCCGGGCTCGTCCCTGCACCTGACCGGCACCGTCCGGTCCGGCACCGCCGACGACGGCACCAGCGTGTGCGACCCGGACGGCAGGGTCTGGGGCTTCGACAACCTGTACCTCGCCGGCAACGGGGTGATCCCGACGGCGATGGCCGCCAACGTCACGCTGACAGGCACGGTGACCGCGGTGCGGGCCGCCCACGCCGTGGCCGAGCGTCTTGCACTGATGGGAGTTGGATCATGATCCACATCGCGAAGGAATACCGTGTGGCCCTGCCGGCTTGGATCGACGACGAGCTGGCCGACGTGCCCTCCGTCATCCCCGGCCGCGACGACCGGATGCGCCTCGTGCACCGCCTCGCCGAGCGCAACTGGCGCGAGGGCAACGGCGGCCCGTTCGCGGCAGTCGTCGCCGAGCGGGACACCGGCCGGATCGTCTCCGTGGGTGTGAACGTCGTGCTCGCCTCCGGGGTGTCGAGCGCGCACGCCGAGGTCGTAGCGCTGGGTCTCGCCCAGCGGGCGACCGGCGGCTGGGACCTCGGCGGCCCGGGCATGCCGACGCACGAGCTGGTCGTGAACTGGCGTCCGTGCGTGCAGTGTTACGGCGCGACGATGTGGTCCGGGGTGCGCGGCCTCGTGGTCGCCGGCGAGGGCCCGGAGCTGGAGGAGATCACCACGTTCGACGAAGGCCCGCTCGGCGCGGACTGGGCGGAGCAGTTCGAGGCCCGCGGCATCGAAGTCGTACGGGATGTGCTCCGGGACGAGGCGCTGGCCGTGTTCCGGAACTATCGGGATGCGGTCGACGCCGATGGCGTCGTCGTCTACAACGCGCGCGGAGGTGCCGTATGACACCGCGGTTCGCAACCGACATCATCACCTTCTACCACCCGGATTTCTGGGGCCTCGAATCCGCGGACGCCGTGCGCGACTGGGCCTCGGCGAACCCTGAGAGCTTCTGGCAACGGGTGATGGACGCGCTGACCGAGGCCGGCGTCACCGGCATCGAGTTGACCTTCGCGCCCGGCGACATCGACTCGGCGTTGCGTGCCTTCGGCAGCACACGGGCGTTCCGCCGCGCACTCGATGCCCGGGGCCTGTCCGTCGTGAGCGCGTTCATCGCCGGGAGCGACGCCCCCGACTGGCGGGACAGCGAGAACCTGCCCGGGATCGTCGCCGACGCCGAGCGACGCGCCGCCTTCCTCGCCGACATGGGAGCCGAACTCCTCGTCGCCGGACTGCCCATGCGAACGACGTTCGGCACGCGCCCGCCCTTCTTCGTCGACGCCGCCTACATGACGCGGATGGCCGGCATCGCCCACGTGGTCGGCGAGGCCGTCGCCCGGCACGGGGTGAAGCTCGCCTTCCACACGGAGTCGAACAGCACGCTCTGGTACGAGCGCGACATCGACCTGTTCATGGCTCTGACCGATCCACGGTACGTGTGGCTGTGCCCCGACTCCTGCCACATCGCGCTCGGCGGAGGCGACCCCGTAGCCGTCGCACATCGCCACGCGCAGCGCATCGCGCTGGCGCACTGGAAGGACGCGGTCAGGCCGATCGACGTCCACCTGACCATCGACGAAACGGTCTTCGCCCAACAGCAGCCCTACATG contains:
- the metE gene encoding 5-methyltetrahydropteroyltriglutamate--homocysteine S-methyltransferase encodes the protein MTSKPAAAAARATVYGYPRQGPRRELKKAIEGYWKGRVTADALRATAAELRSGNWRQLSGAGIHEVPTGDFSYYDHVLDTTVMVGAIPERHRAAVEADALDGYFAMARGTQDVAPLEMTKWFDTNYHYLVPELGPDTVFTADSAKQVTELKEALALGLTARPVLVGPVTYLLLAKPAPGVAADFDPITLLDRLLPVYAEVLADLRAAGAEWVQLDEPALVQDRTPAELNAAERAYRELGALTDRPRLLIASYFDRLGDALPVLAKAPVDGLALDFTDAAAANLDALAAVGGLPGKQLVAGVVDGRNIWVNDLSASLTTLGTLLGLADRVDVAASCSLLHVPLDTAAERDIEPQILRWLAFARQKTAEIVTLAKGLARGTDAITAELAANRADLASRANSPITRDPAVRARATDVTAADARRSQPYAERAAAQRAHLGLPPLPTTTIGSFPQTGELRAARADLKAGRIDTAGYEDRIRAEIQEVISFQEKTGLDVLVHGEPERGDMVQYFAEQLTGYLATQHGWVQSYGTRYVRPPILAGDISRPEPMTVRWTTYAQSLTSRPVKGMLTGPVTMLAWSFVRDDQPLGETARQVALALRDEVNDLETAGTSVIQVDEPALRETLPLRAADHPAYLAWATEAFRLTTSGVRPDTQIHTHMCYAEFGDIVQAIDDLDADVISLEAARSHMQVARELAGHGYPREAGPGVYDIHSPRVPSAEEAAELLRTALKAIPADRLWVNPDCGLKTRAWPETRSSLENLVAAAYTVRAELPTP
- a CDS encoding class I SAM-dependent DNA methyltransferase; the protein is MSNPGDRLDYGTLRPDRTGQAEAFDAIGNRYDEAFPHKEGQVAAAAWLIGSLPAGSRVLDLGCGTGLPTARQLAEAGFDVVGVDLSDGMVALARDHVPTGEFHQADIADLRPGGPLDLGRFDGVAAFFSLLMLPRAEIPLALRTVRHLLRPGGLLALSMVEADVDDFSIPFIGRSIRVSGYLRDELREVVETAGFEIGDESSYTYAPAAADIQPEVQIFLHCRRTPDDS
- a CDS encoding SigE family RNA polymerase sigma factor, which codes for MEQDRAGEFDEFVAARWSGLFHLARLLTGGDRHRAEDLLQESLVKLWFVWPKIADEAPEAYVRKVLSRAAARSARRRWWGERPVEELPEVAVTGDVSATVAERSRLEAALAQLPSRQRAAVVLRYYQDLPEAHVAQVLGCPVGTARSHASRGVARLRRLLADVIEPVG
- a CDS encoding SpoIIE family protein phosphatase codes for the protein MTKQLGTGDDTGGPAPGARESAAFMHRPQPSGSDNRGVTVRLPAAEAPAGPDATPPQTDRLRYLDAATRQIARGMNLDETLYELCRAAVPAFADTAFVHLYAPLPIGDDIGAAPEILRLHTVDHASLRAPAGQGSASPAPSAHTLQAAEVVHPATTGLLAKLLQDGRPVFGSDPGVAPAAAELLGRVHMPRSAPPGRRLIIAPLHGRNHALGSVVLIRGPDRPDFTGDDLLVASQLATHTALGLDKAMLYEREASVADTLQRTMLPPSLPEPPGVRLASRYLPASRTAQVGGDWYDAIPLPGNRVALVIGDVMGHSMTSAAIMGQLRTSVQTLAGLDLPPDEVLHHLDEQAGRLGSEHTATCLYALYDPVLHRLIVSSAGHLPPVLLRPDGGVEVLDVPPGAPIGVGSGGFESVETHAPTGATLLLYTDGLVESRDSDVMTGVERLCARLRATGSGSAPPTLEGLCDQALGTLGSGGRDDDIALLAARFEGILPETVAYWYMAPRPQTARQARRLTRRTLHGWGLDDLLESTELMVSEVVANAVRFASRPITLRLLCTDVLRCEVGDDSPVVPRMRHARLSDEGGRGLFLVDQLSERWGATRVSTGKVVWFEQPLPPAG